A region from the Vicia villosa cultivar HV-30 ecotype Madison, WI linkage group LG3, Vvil1.0, whole genome shotgun sequence genome encodes:
- the LOC131593530 gene encoding uncharacterized protein LOC131593530, protein MDLCVKNLFPANSFCGTRRSCNSFYEITLSTKQHYRPFLLTASAKNNSSSSSSGNGEPSIPGNNDGDKSNNNSQKRHQINLDWRDFRAKLYRDELKEIEDTDTQKQGGTIHNSKPLGTKWAHPIPGPETGCVLVATEKLDGVRTFERTVVLLLRSGTRQSQEGPFGIVINRPLHKKIKNIRPTNQDLTTSFSDCSLHFGGPLEASMFLLKSGEKLKVPGFEEVVPGLYFGARNSLDDASRLVKKGIIKPHDFSFFIGYAGWQIDQLRDEIESEYWHVAACSSSLLCEAMTESSEGIWEEILELMGGDYAEWSRKPKQEDT, encoded by the exons ATGGATCTGTGTGTGAAGAACCTTTTCCCCGCAAATTCGTTTTGCGGAACACGAAGGTCTTGTAATTCATTTTACGAGATCACACTTTCCACTAAACAACACTATCGCCCTTTTCTTCTCACTGCTTCCGCCAAGAacaactcttcttcttcttcttctg GTAATGGTGAACCGTCTATTCCAGGCAATAATGACGGTGATAAATCAAATAACAACTCTCAGAAGCGACATCAGATTAATTTGGATTGGCGTGACTTCAGAGCAAAACTGTATAGAGATGAGCTG AAAGAAATAGAAGATACTGACACACAAAAACAAGGTGGGACAATACACAATTCTAAACCTCTTGGAACAAAGTGGGCTCATCCTATTCCTGGACCTGAGACTGGCTGTGTACTTGTGGCTACCGAAAAGCTTGATGGTGTTCGCACATTTGAAAGAACTGTTGTTCTCCTTCTCAGATCTGGAACTAGACAGTCACAAGAAGGGCCTTTTGGAATTGTCATCAACCGTCCTCTTCACAAAAAGATTAAAAACATAAGACCTACAAATCAGGATTTAACAACCTCCTTTTCTGACTGTTCTCTGCATTTTGGTGGACCTCTTGAGGCAAGCATGTTTTTGCTAAAATCAGGGGAGAAGTTGAAGGTTCCAGGATTTGAAGAGGTAGTCCCTGGACTGTATTTTGGAGCTCGAAACAGTTTGGATGATGCATCAAGGCTTGTGAAGAAAGGGATTATCAAGCCTCATGATTTCAGTTTCTTTATTGGTTATGCTGGATGGCAAATAGATCAGTTGAGAGATGAGATTGAGTCAGAGTATTGGCATGTTGCTGCATGTAGCTCAAGTTTGCTGTGTGAGGCTATGACAGAGTCTTCTGAAGGTATATGGGAGGAGATTTTGGAACTGATGGGTGGTGATTACGCAGAATGGAGCCGGAAGCCAAAGCAAGAAGACACATAG
- the LOC131657357 gene encoding uncharacterized protein LOC131657357 codes for MGLATVRAFCVCAAASTIAKPLLHPSHCHFLPTSSLFSSFSFPKNYKLNLQKSIQDAANSKLSCSLLNVETELNDEACELVSGEELSLEEDDDNIHAYLFKAVKNNNGIGLLLLSDIYGFQDSFTRDFAYRVACNGFNILVPDLFRGDPWTKDQPNTLLEQWIARQNPERIAKDITAWTEWMADEFMTSEVSKKLSVIGFCFGGGKLLEVLARDQGACFGTGVSFYATPIDPLVASDVKVPVLFILGDNDPFCAVREIENIQTKIDKGSKVVTFPGRGHGFAHRPGSPEEDKDAEKAYVIMRDWIYQHLVV; via the exons ATGGGGCTAGCTACAGTTAGAGCATTTTGCGTATGTGCTGCTGCATCAACCATCGCAAAACCTCTTCTCCATCCAAGTCACTGCCATTTCCTTCCAAcctcttctcttttctcttcct TTTCTTTTCCGAAAAACTACAAATTGAATCTTCAAAAGTCAATTCAAGATGCCGCAAACTCAAAACTATCATGTAGTTTACTCAATGTGGAAACCGAGTTAAATGATGAAGCGTGTGAATTGGTCAGCGGAGAGGAGCTTTCGCTCGAGGAGGACGACGATAATATTCATGCTTATCTCTTCAAGGCAGTCAAAAATAATAATGGAATTGGCCTGTTGCTTCTTTCAGATATTTATGGCTTTCAGGATTCCTTCACTAGAGATTTCGCATATCGGGTAGCCTGCAATGGTTTCAA CATTCTAGTTCCAGATTTATTTCGCGGAGATCCATGGACAAAGGACCAGCCGAACACTCTGTTGGAACAATGGATAGCTAGACAAAACCCTGAGAGGATTGCAAAAGACATTACTGCATGGACAGAATGGATGGCAGATGAATTCATGACTTCGGAAGTTTCCAAAAAACTTAGCGTAATTGGTTTTTGTTTTGGAGGTGGCAAACTGTTAGAGGTGTTAGCACGAGACCAAGGCGCGTGTTTTGGCACTGGAGTCTCCTTCTATGCTACACCGATAGATCCTCTTGTTGCTTCTGATGTAAAAGTTCCTGTCTTGTTTATTTTAGGGGACAATGATCCATTTTGTGCTGTAAGGGAAATAGAAAATATTCAGACGAAAATTGATAAGGGTTCAAAAGTAGTGACATTCCCGGGTAGAGGACATGGATTTGCACACCGACCTGGATCTCCCGAAGAAGATAAGGATGCTGAAAAAGCTTATGTAATTATGAGAGACTGGATATATCAACACTTGGTCGTGTAA
- the LOC131593532 gene encoding MICOS complex subunit MIC10-like produces the protein MGEKREILAREYDLDAKWDASLDLTVRRFVYSSFAGAFAGLLLFRSPQTRWASIAFGAGVGIGSAYTECSRLFDGSPAKLAQPKGSEAPAQILTQDSE, from the exons ATGGGTGAGAAGAGAGAAATACTTGCTCGAGAGTATGACCTGGATGCCAAATGGGATGCCTCCCTTGATCTCACCGTTCGCCGCTTCGTCTACTCTTCCTTTGCCGGTGCATTTGCCGGTCTCCTCTTATTCA GGAGTCCCCAGACTCGCTGGGCATCTATTGCTTTTGGTGCTGGAGTTGGAATAGGATCTGCTTACACAGAATGTTCTCGTTTGTTTGATGGATCTCCAGCAAAGCTAGCGCAACCTAAGGGCTCAGAGGCTCCTGCTCAG ATTCTCACACAGGATTCTGAATAG
- the LOC131593531 gene encoding protein NRT1/ PTR FAMILY 5.10-like → MAGDSETPLLLETVDGVVDFKGSPALRSKSGGWKAAAFIISVEVAERFAYYGITSNLINYLTGPLGQSTVTAAENVNIWSGTASLLPLLGAFLADSFLGRYRTILIASLIYILALSLLTLSATLPSNVDGGQAILFFFSLYLVAFAQGGHKPCVQAFGADQFDINHPGERKSRSSFFNWWYFTFTAGVLVTVSILNYIQDNVGWVLGFGIPCIGMLIALSLFLLGTWTYRFNIPQDQQRGPFSRIGRVFFVALTNFQEPPPPSLPHQPSQQFSFLNKALIASDGSKGKGKACSVSEVEEAKAILRLLPIWATSLIFAIVFSQSSTFFIKQGVTLDRKILPGFYVPPASLQSFISLSIVLFIPVYDRIIVPIARTFTGKPSGITMLQRIGTGMLFSIISMVIAAFVEMKRLKVARDHGLIDMPNVTIPMSIWWLIPQYVLFGVSDVFTMVGLQEFFYDQVPDELRSVGLSLYLSIFGVGSFLSSFLISAIQKGTSKDGSEGWFASNLNHAHLDYFYALLAVLSVVELSAFWFFSKSYVYKRTRT, encoded by the exons ATGGCCGGCGATTCTGAAACTCCGCTGCTATTGGAGACTGTAGACGGTGTGGTCGACTTCAAGGGTAGCCCAGCCCTACGATCAAAATCTGGTGGTTGGAAAGCTGCTGCTTTCATTATAA GTGTGGAAGTTGCTGAGAGGTTTGCTTACTATGGAATTACTTCAAACCTCATCAATTATTTGACCGGACCACTCGGTCAATCCACCGTAACTGCGGCCGAGAATGTCAACATCTGGTCTGGAACAGCCTCCTTACTCCCCCTGCTCGGTGCTTTTCTTGCTGACTCTTTTCTTGGCCGTTATCGCACCATCCTTATTGCATCCCTTATTTATATTCTG GCCCTGAGCCTATTGACGTTGTCCGCTACACTGCCTTCCAATGTCGACGGCGGCCAAGctattttattcttcttttctctATATCTTGTCGCATTTGCACAAGGTGGACATAAGCCTTGTGTTCAGGCATTTGGAGCTGATCAATTTGATATCAACCATCCAGGAGAACGCAAGTCTAGAAGCTCTTTTTTCAATTGGTGGTATTTTACCTTTACTGCGGGTGTCCTTGTCACTGTATCCATCTTGAACTATATTCAGGACAATGTTGGTTGGGTTCTTGGTTTTGGCATCCCTTGCATTGGAATGCTAATTGCCTTGTCTCTTTTCTTGCTTGGAACTTGGACATACCGCTTTAACATCCCTCAGGATCAACAACGCGGACCTTTTTCCAGAATTGGTAGGGTGTTTTTTGTCGCACTCACCAACTTCCAGGAACCTCCTCCTCCTTCTCTGCCTCACCAACCTTCTCAACAATTTAG TTTCTTGAACAAAGCATTAATTGCATCAGACGGATCAAAGGGAAAGGGGAAAGCTTGTAGTGTTTCTGAGGTTGAAGAAGCGAAGGCAATCCTCAGACTTCTTCCAATATGGGCTACGAGTTTAATTTTTGCCATTGTGTTTTCCCAGTCTTCTACCTTCTTTATAAAACAAGGTGTTACATTGGACAGGAAAATTTTGCCTGGTTTTTATGTACCCCCTGCTTCTCTTCAATCCTTTATCAGTCTCTCAATTGTTCTTTTTATTCCTGTTTATGATCGCATTATCGTTCCTATAGCAAGAACCTTTACTGGTAAACCCTCTGGCATCACGATGCTACAGAGAATTGGAACTGGAATGCTTTTTTCTATAATTTCTATGGTAATTGCAGCTTTTGTCGAGATGAAAAGACTCAAAGTGGCTCGTGACCACGGGCTAATTGATATGCCAAATGTGACAATACCTATGAGCATCTGGTGGTTGATTCCTCAATATGTTTTGTTCGGGGTATCTGATGTCTTTACAATGGTAGGCCTGCAAGAATTTTTCTACGATCAGGTCCCAGATGAATTGAGAAGTGTGGGTCTTTCCCTCTATTTAAGTATTTTTGGGGTTGGGAGTTTTTTGAGTAGCTTTCTCATCTCTGCTATTCAAAAAGGAACAAGTAAAGATGGCTCTGAGGGCTGGTTTGCGAGTAATCTTAATCATGCGCATCTTGATTACTTCTATGCTCTTCTAGCTGTTCTTAGTGTGGTGGAATTGTCCGCCTTCTGGTTTTTCTCAAAATCTTATGTTTATAAGAGAACAAGGACATAG